A window of the Chloroflexus sp. Y-396-1 genome harbors these coding sequences:
- a CDS encoding DUF2085 domain-containing protein encodes MSEYTPDDILRMAQERISARKVATRRSLPWGAIFLGSFSALLLALLFSPGMPLEWKMYAVVHGICAQQHNIFVGGLQFPLCARNSGIYLSFMLTFIYLYAIGRGRAGKLPPWHISLTLLAFVGIMAVDGFNSLLLDLGLPNWYQPDNFLRTLTGMGMGITIATMLHIVLNNTLRQNVDPQQPVFSRWSELLGIIAIDLLALAAIYGNLGITFWPLAFLAFFGILGVLYLVCLLLTSLFMGYEGKVTHLRQLAQPATIALIPTLLIAGMMSWLRFWMESMGLVM; translated from the coding sequence ATGAGCGAGTACACCCCAGACGATATTCTACGCATGGCGCAGGAGCGTATATCTGCGCGTAAGGTAGCGACTAGACGCTCATTACCGTGGGGGGCGATCTTTCTCGGCAGCTTTAGCGCCTTGTTGTTGGCATTGCTGTTTAGTCCGGGGATGCCGCTGGAATGGAAGATGTACGCAGTAGTGCATGGTATTTGCGCTCAGCAACATAACATCTTTGTCGGCGGACTACAATTTCCACTCTGCGCCAGAAACAGCGGTATTTACCTGAGCTTTATGTTGACATTTATCTATTTGTACGCGATAGGGCGGGGACGGGCTGGCAAACTTCCTCCATGGCATATCTCGCTCACGCTGTTGGCGTTTGTCGGGATTATGGCCGTTGATGGATTCAATTCACTCTTGCTCGATTTAGGCTTACCCAACTGGTATCAGCCGGATAATTTCTTACGCACGCTTACCGGCATGGGAATGGGGATTACCATCGCAACAATGCTGCACATTGTGCTCAACAATACCCTGCGTCAAAACGTTGATCCGCAACAACCGGTCTTTTCCCGCTGGTCAGAGTTGCTCGGCATTATCGCAATAGACTTGTTGGCGCTAGCAGCAATCTACGGTAATCTAGGTATTACGTTCTGGCCACTGGCTTTTCTCGCCTTTTTCGGCATTCTTGGCGTGCTCTATCTAGTTTGTTTGCTCTTGACAAGTCTGTTCATGGGTTATGAAGGGAAAGTAACCCATCTGCGGCAACTTGCTCAACCGGCAACGATTGCGCTTATTCCAACCCTTTTGATCGCCGGAATGATGTCGTGGCTCCGTTTTTGGATGGAGAGTATGGGACTGGTTATGTGA
- a CDS encoding Rrf2 family transcriptional regulator: protein MRISSKGDYGLRALFDLAQHYGEGPIQSEAIASRQGIPVNYLNQLLITLRRAGLVESLRGPQGGHLLARSPETITLLEVLTVLEGPILPTEGGRDDLQPTEPVDRMVIDEVWSELRTTVERRLAAITLDDLCQRKRSRDGAVMYYI from the coding sequence ATGCGCATCTCAAGCAAAGGTGATTATGGACTGCGAGCGCTGTTTGATCTCGCACAGCACTACGGCGAAGGGCCGATCCAGAGCGAAGCCATCGCTAGCCGTCAGGGTATTCCGGTCAACTATCTCAATCAATTGCTGATCACCTTACGGCGAGCCGGGTTAGTCGAAAGCCTGCGCGGGCCACAGGGTGGTCATCTCCTTGCTCGTTCACCCGAAACGATCACGCTGCTAGAAGTGCTGACGGTTCTGGAAGGCCCGATCTTACCTACTGAAGGCGGTCGTGACGATCTCCAACCCACAGAGCCGGTTGATCGTATGGTTATCGATGAGGTCTGGAGTGAGTTACGAACGACCGTTGAGCGCCGGTTAGCCGCAATCACCCTTGATGATCTCTGTCAACGCAAACGGAGCAGGGATGGCGCGGTCATGTACTACATCTAG
- a CDS encoding 3-hydroxyacyl-CoA dehydrogenase NAD-binding domain-containing protein, which produces MTYQIKRVGVIGAGTMGAAIAALVAGTGIPVVLLDVPPTSLTAEEEAKGLTLDHPQVRNRIVQQGFERMRKARPSNLYSERSAELITLGNTEDDFHRLAECDWIVEAIVEQIGPKQALMARLETIRKPTAIVTTNTSGIPIRIIAEGRSEAFRRHFFGSHFFNPPRYLRLLEIIPSDDADPVVVAAFRRFAEERLGKGVVMCKDRPNFIGNRIFVYAGQVLLNYTIQHGYQVEEVDALTGPLIGRPNTATFRLLDQVGIDVMAYVAGNLYEAIPDDESREVYRQNDLTQKLVAAGKLGKKVGQGFYKEVKRDGKREFWPLDLQTLEYVPPQGTASVDELVTAARKIKSLPERLRYILGQAEEGDRGAKLVAAAIYPMMAYAARRLPEIADSVADVDNAMRWGFAHEQGPFQLWQAMGIAETANRMRAFGESLPAWVDQLIAAEGKFYGEVNGTPAAYNVATGKLEPIARDPRAIDLAALKAAGHEVHGNESASVIDLGDGVLCFELHSKANTIGGQVIEMLIKALDELEQGPWVGMVVGNQGPRFSAGLDLNDVGAAVMTGAWDDIDEYAALVQQTFRRMRDSAKPIVSAPFGQTLGGGVELAMHSSASVAAAETYMGFVEFGVGVIPAWGGCTEMNRRFIAAAVRNGGDPLKAFQHVFETIALAKVATSAHEAKELGLLRPTDRIVFNPDYLIGEAKREVLRLVAEGYTPAITAKPCYALGRDGLAAARIAIYQMREGGFATPYDAVIAEKLAYVLCGGELTSPQWVNDVYLHALERAMVLELLKDPRTQARARHMLEHGKPLRN; this is translated from the coding sequence ATGACCTACCAGATCAAGCGCGTTGGCGTAATTGGCGCCGGTACCATGGGTGCGGCAATTGCTGCACTGGTGGCCGGCACCGGTATCCCGGTCGTATTGCTCGATGTTCCCCCAACGTCACTCACCGCCGAAGAAGAAGCCAAAGGGCTGACCCTCGATCACCCACAGGTTCGCAATCGGATTGTGCAACAAGGGTTTGAGCGCATGCGCAAGGCTCGTCCATCCAATCTGTACAGCGAGCGGAGCGCCGAACTTATCACGTTAGGTAATACCGAGGACGATTTTCATCGGTTGGCCGAATGTGACTGGATCGTTGAAGCGATTGTCGAGCAGATCGGCCCCAAACAAGCCCTCATGGCCCGTCTCGAAACGATACGCAAACCAACCGCTATTGTCACCACAAACACCTCTGGTATTCCTATCCGTATCATTGCAGAAGGACGCAGCGAAGCATTTCGCCGCCACTTCTTCGGGAGCCACTTCTTCAATCCTCCGCGCTACCTGCGCTTGCTCGAAATCATTCCCAGTGATGATGCCGACCCGGTCGTCGTAGCCGCTTTCCGCCGGTTTGCCGAAGAACGTCTGGGCAAAGGGGTGGTCATGTGCAAAGATCGTCCTAACTTTATCGGCAACCGAATCTTTGTATATGCCGGGCAGGTCCTGCTCAATTACACCATACAGCACGGTTATCAGGTAGAAGAGGTCGATGCGCTCACCGGCCCACTTATTGGGCGCCCCAACACTGCCACCTTCCGATTACTCGACCAGGTCGGCATTGACGTAATGGCCTACGTTGCCGGTAATCTGTACGAGGCCATTCCCGATGACGAGAGTCGTGAAGTTTACCGCCAGAACGATCTCACCCAAAAACTGGTGGCAGCAGGGAAATTGGGGAAGAAAGTCGGACAAGGCTTTTACAAAGAAGTGAAGCGTGATGGCAAGCGTGAATTCTGGCCGCTTGATCTACAGACCCTCGAGTATGTACCACCGCAAGGAACTGCAAGTGTTGATGAATTGGTAACAGCAGCCCGCAAAATCAAATCACTCCCTGAACGGCTGCGTTATATCCTCGGTCAGGCTGAAGAAGGCGATCGCGGGGCCAAACTGGTAGCGGCAGCGATCTATCCGATGATGGCCTATGCTGCACGTCGGCTGCCTGAAATTGCCGATAGCGTCGCCGATGTCGATAACGCGATGCGTTGGGGGTTTGCCCACGAACAAGGGCCATTCCAGCTCTGGCAGGCGATGGGTATCGCCGAAACGGCCAACCGTATGCGTGCGTTTGGCGAGAGCCTTCCAGCCTGGGTCGATCAACTGATTGCTGCTGAGGGCAAGTTCTACGGCGAAGTGAACGGAACACCGGCAGCGTACAATGTTGCTACCGGCAAGCTCGAACCGATTGCTCGTGATCCAAGAGCGATTGATCTGGCTGCGTTGAAAGCTGCTGGACATGAAGTGCACGGCAACGAAAGCGCCAGTGTCATCGATCTCGGTGATGGTGTGCTGTGTTTCGAGTTGCACTCGAAGGCGAATACGATCGGTGGTCAAGTCATCGAGATGTTGATTAAGGCTCTCGATGAGTTGGAGCAAGGGCCATGGGTCGGGATGGTCGTCGGCAATCAGGGGCCTCGTTTCTCTGCCGGTCTTGATCTCAATGATGTTGGCGCTGCTGTCATGACCGGCGCCTGGGACGATATTGATGAGTACGCAGCATTGGTACAACAGACGTTCCGTCGCATGCGTGATAGCGCCAAACCGATTGTGAGTGCACCGTTTGGACAGACGCTAGGCGGTGGTGTTGAGCTTGCGATGCACAGCTCGGCTTCAGTTGCTGCTGCTGAAACCTATATGGGCTTTGTCGAATTCGGAGTGGGTGTTATTCCGGCATGGGGTGGCTGTACCGAGATGAATCGACGGTTTATCGCAGCAGCCGTCCGAAACGGTGGCGACCCGCTCAAGGCTTTCCAGCATGTTTTTGAGACGATTGCGCTGGCAAAAGTTGCCACCAGTGCTCACGAAGCGAAAGAATTGGGTCTGCTCCGTCCGACCGATCGCATCGTCTTTAATCCAGATTATCTGATCGGCGAAGCCAAACGTGAGGTCTTGCGTCTGGTTGCAGAAGGGTATACACCAGCTATCACTGCCAAACCGTGCTACGCTCTTGGTCGCGATGGATTGGCAGCGGCACGCATTGCAATTTACCAGATGCGCGAAGGCGGTTTTGCCACGCCATACGATGCGGTGATCGCCGAAAAGCTTGCCTATGTGTTGTGCGGCGGTGAACTAACGAGTCCGCAGTGGGTCAATGATGTTTACCTGCATGCGCTGGAACGGGCAATGGTGCTCGAACTCCTGAAGGACCCACGGACACAGGCGCGTGCTCGTCATATGCTCGAACACGGTAAACCGCTACGGAATTAA
- a CDS encoding thiolase family protein: MREAVIVSGVRTAVGKAGRGALRTVRPDDLAAIVVKAVIERAAIDPALVEDVIMGCAMPEGEQGLNVARIAAQRAGLPDSVCGVTVNRFCASGLQTIAMAAYQIMSGQSEVVVAGGTESMSMVPMSGNKFSPNPYLAQHDPAVYLSMGLTAEKVAQRFEIDRAEQDAFALRSHQRALAAQAAGLFDRSIVPVEVEQVEIGPDGRPQRRVQVFDRDEGPRADTSMEALAKLKPVFAAEGTVTAGNSSQMSDGAAAVVVMSAERAAELGLKPRARFVSFAVGGVEPEVMGIGPVVAIPKALKLAGLNLADIDLIELNEAFAAQSIAVIRRLELDEERVNVNGGAIALGHPLGCTGAKLTVQLLDELERRGGRYGMVTMCIGGGMGAAGIFERIS; this comes from the coding sequence ATGCGTGAGGCAGTCATTGTTTCTGGAGTACGGACAGCCGTCGGGAAAGCCGGTCGTGGTGCATTGCGTACCGTTCGGCCCGATGATCTGGCAGCAATTGTGGTGAAGGCGGTCATCGAACGGGCCGCAATCGATCCGGCACTGGTAGAAGACGTGATCATGGGCTGTGCAATGCCTGAAGGTGAGCAGGGCTTGAATGTCGCTCGCATCGCCGCTCAGCGTGCCGGTCTTCCCGATAGTGTATGTGGAGTAACGGTCAACCGCTTCTGTGCATCCGGGTTACAAACTATTGCAATGGCCGCTTATCAGATCATGTCAGGCCAGAGCGAGGTCGTTGTCGCAGGTGGTACCGAGAGTATGAGTATGGTCCCCATGAGCGGGAATAAGTTTTCGCCCAACCCTTATCTAGCCCAACACGATCCGGCAGTCTATCTGAGCATGGGTCTCACGGCAGAAAAGGTGGCCCAACGCTTTGAAATTGACCGCGCCGAGCAGGATGCCTTTGCCCTGCGTTCTCACCAGCGGGCACTGGCTGCGCAAGCCGCAGGCCTGTTCGACCGCAGTATCGTGCCGGTTGAAGTTGAACAGGTAGAGATTGGTCCAGACGGTCGGCCCCAACGACGAGTTCAGGTATTTGATCGCGACGAAGGGCCGCGCGCCGATACGTCGATGGAAGCACTGGCGAAGTTGAAACCGGTCTTTGCCGCAGAGGGAACAGTCACTGCTGGTAATTCTTCACAGATGAGTGACGGCGCGGCAGCCGTTGTCGTGATGAGCGCCGAGCGGGCTGCCGAATTGGGATTGAAGCCTCGCGCACGCTTTGTCAGTTTTGCAGTCGGTGGGGTCGAACCGGAAGTGATGGGTATCGGGCCGGTCGTCGCCATCCCCAAGGCGCTGAAACTGGCAGGCCTCAACCTTGCCGATATTGATCTGATCGAACTAAACGAAGCCTTTGCCGCCCAATCCATCGCCGTTATTCGCCGACTCGAACTCGACGAAGAACGGGTTAACGTTAACGGCGGAGCAATTGCCCTCGGTCATCCGCTTGGTTGTACTGGCGCTAAATTAACGGTACAACTCCTCGATGAACTCGAGCGCCGCGGTGGTCGGTACGGTATGGTAACAATGTGTATTGGCGGTGGGATGGGCGCAGCCGGCATTTTTGAGCGGATCAGCTAA
- a CDS encoding methylmalonyl-CoA mutase family protein: MAHDTQNTTTESAAPPRLFDMFAPATYAEWRAAAEKTLKGVPFEKRLITKTYEQILLQPIYNAEDIADLPHLTSLPGFAPFVRDTRTLGPVCERWQVAQELPYPTATEVNQAAHADLPRGLTTLNVPLDQATRQGIDPDVAAPSHVGAGGLSLATLDDARRLCDQLDLDHLPLLIHAGSQVLPVAGLLLAVAEERGLTPARWQGTLGADPLGALAADGSLPASLERCYDGLVEWTRWALIHAPRLRTIIVSTHVYHNSGANVVQELGCALATGVAYLRAMQERGLTVNDVAPRMQFAFSIGSQFFLEVARLRAARMLWARIVAAFDGNEVAQRMNIHARTSAWSKTRYDVYNNMLRATGEAMAAVMGGVQSLHISHFDEAWGLPDEFSRRIARNLHIILQEECNFFRLIDPPGGSWAIEKLTDEIAAKAWAFFQEIERQGGMAASLQAGKPQEAIAATRNERFTAIAHRREVIVGVNMYPDLQEKLPDIRQIDHLQLHTARAVDLRHAREIRDANACQTALTELAQQRTVAAVLAAVRAGATLGELSCALAAADTAAPQVEPLPAHRAAEQFEALRATADAYTARTGQRPAVFLANMGPISQHKARADFATGFFNAGGFAVIGNDGFAGVEEAAAAALASGAGIVTICSTDETYPDIVPALTHAIKSQSPTTTVVLAGYPTDLIDMYRAAGVDEFIHLRANCYEILARLQHLKGVVA, translated from the coding sequence ATGGCGCACGATACCCAAAATACGACGACGGAGTCGGCAGCTCCTCCACGCTTGTTTGATATGTTTGCCCCGGCAACATACGCTGAGTGGCGAGCAGCAGCAGAAAAGACCTTAAAGGGCGTACCGTTCGAGAAGCGTCTGATTACGAAGACCTACGAGCAGATTCTGCTCCAGCCGATCTATAATGCCGAAGATATTGCCGATCTTCCGCATCTTACGTCACTTCCTGGCTTTGCGCCTTTTGTGCGCGATACCCGCACGTTGGGGCCGGTCTGTGAACGTTGGCAGGTGGCGCAGGAATTACCATACCCTACCGCAACCGAAGTAAATCAAGCAGCGCATGCCGATCTCCCGCGTGGTCTGACGACGCTTAATGTACCGCTCGACCAGGCGACACGGCAGGGGATCGATCCTGATGTCGCCGCACCTAGCCACGTTGGCGCAGGTGGTCTTTCACTCGCCACGCTTGATGACGCCAGACGGCTGTGCGATCAGCTCGATCTCGATCATCTGCCACTACTGATCCATGCTGGTTCACAAGTCTTACCGGTTGCAGGATTACTGCTGGCTGTCGCCGAAGAGCGTGGACTGACTCCTGCACGGTGGCAGGGCACACTTGGCGCCGATCCGCTCGGTGCGCTGGCAGCCGATGGCTCATTGCCCGCATCACTCGAACGCTGTTACGACGGGTTGGTTGAATGGACACGGTGGGCATTGATCCATGCGCCCCGACTACGCACTATCATTGTTAGTACGCACGTATACCATAACAGCGGTGCCAATGTGGTGCAAGAACTGGGATGCGCGCTAGCGACAGGCGTTGCTTATTTGCGGGCAATGCAAGAGCGAGGTTTGACGGTCAATGATGTTGCACCACGGATGCAGTTTGCGTTCTCGATTGGATCGCAGTTCTTTCTCGAAGTTGCCCGATTACGAGCAGCCCGTATGCTTTGGGCACGGATCGTTGCTGCTTTCGATGGCAATGAGGTAGCCCAACGCATGAATATCCACGCACGGACTTCAGCTTGGAGTAAAACACGGTATGATGTATACAACAACATGCTCCGTGCAACTGGTGAGGCTATGGCTGCCGTGATGGGAGGAGTCCAAAGCCTGCATATCAGCCACTTCGATGAGGCTTGGGGCTTGCCAGACGAATTCTCGCGCCGAATTGCCCGTAACCTACACATCATTCTGCAAGAGGAATGTAACTTCTTCCGCCTGATCGATCCACCCGGTGGTTCGTGGGCCATTGAGAAACTTACCGACGAGATTGCAGCTAAAGCCTGGGCGTTTTTCCAGGAGATCGAACGGCAAGGTGGCATGGCAGCCTCATTACAGGCCGGGAAACCTCAAGAAGCGATTGCGGCGACGCGGAATGAACGTTTCACTGCCATTGCTCATCGGCGCGAGGTGATCGTCGGAGTGAACATGTATCCTGATCTTCAGGAAAAACTCCCGGATATTCGCCAGATCGATCATCTTCAGTTACATACGGCCCGCGCCGTAGATCTACGCCACGCACGCGAGATTCGCGATGCCAATGCCTGTCAAACCGCCTTGACCGAACTTGCACAGCAACGCACGGTTGCCGCTGTCCTGGCAGCAGTACGGGCAGGAGCAACTCTGGGTGAGCTGAGCTGTGCGCTGGCCGCAGCCGACACGGCTGCACCGCAGGTCGAACCACTTCCAGCGCATCGGGCCGCCGAACAATTTGAAGCCTTACGAGCAACTGCCGATGCTTACACTGCCCGTACCGGTCAGCGACCAGCCGTTTTCCTCGCCAATATGGGGCCGATCAGCCAACATAAGGCTCGCGCCGACTTCGCCACCGGCTTTTTCAACGCTGGTGGTTTCGCGGTAATCGGCAATGATGGTTTCGCCGGTGTTGAGGAAGCAGCAGCGGCTGCGCTGGCATCTGGTGCCGGGATCGTAACAATCTGTTCGACAGATGAAACCTATCCCGATATTGTGCCGGCACTCACCCACGCTATCAAATCGCAAAGTCCAACCACAACGGTAGTGCTGGCGGGCTACCCCACCGATCTGATCGATATGTATCGTGCTGCCGGAGTTGATGAATTTATCCACCTGCGTGCTAACTGCTACGAGATTCTGGCTCGGCTGCAACACTTGAAAGGAGTGGTCGCGTGA
- the scpA gene encoding methylmalonyl-CoA mutase: MKNPDFTTMSYRDIWPVPTLSQWQERAEQEAGQPLSELVWHTMEQIDVRPLYTAADLTGLEHLGFTAGLPPYLRGPYPTMYVTQPWTIRQYAGFSTAEASNAFYRRNLAAGQKGLSVAFDLATHRGYDSDHPRVVGDVGKAGVAIDSVLDMKILFDGIPLDQMSVSMTMNGAVIPIMAFYIVAAEEQGVRPEQLTGTIQNDILKEYMVRNTYIYPPEPSMRIIADIFAYTAKHMPKFNSISISGYHMQEAGATADLELAYTLADGLEYVRAGLKAGLAIDSFAPRLSFFWAIGMNYFMEIAKMRAARLLWAKIIKQFNPQDPRSMALRTHCQTSGWSLTEQDPFNNVARTCIEAMAAALGHTQSLHTNSLDEAIALPTDFSARIARNTQLYLQEETGICKIVDPWGGSYYLEWLTDALARRAWAHIQEVEELGGMAKAIEAGLPKLRIEEAAARRQARIDSGRETIVGVNKYRLDYEAPIEILEVDNTAVRQKQIERLQKLRAERDEARVQATLNELTRVAASGEGNLLEAAIEAARARATLGEISLAMEKVFGRFKAEIRAVSGVYSSEYSDVEQIHHVRAMADAFAAIEGRRPRILVAKIGQDGHDRGAKVVATAFADLGFDVDIGSLFQTPEEVARQAVENDVHVVGISSLAGGHKTLLPQLVEELRKLGREDIMVVIGGIIPPQDYEFLRAHGAALIFGPGTIIPIAAEKLLRELQRRLHGDSVAAPAS; this comes from the coding sequence GTGAAAAACCCCGATTTTACGACCATGTCGTACCGCGATATATGGCCTGTGCCGACATTGAGTCAGTGGCAGGAACGGGCCGAACAAGAGGCGGGCCAACCGCTGAGTGAGCTGGTCTGGCACACGATGGAACAGATCGATGTGCGACCGCTCTACACTGCTGCTGACCTGACTGGTCTCGAACATCTAGGTTTTACTGCCGGTCTTCCCCCCTATCTGCGTGGGCCATACCCAACCATGTACGTCACTCAGCCATGGACAATCCGCCAGTACGCCGGATTTTCGACTGCGGAAGCGAGTAATGCCTTCTACCGGCGTAACCTCGCTGCCGGGCAGAAGGGGTTATCGGTCGCCTTCGATCTAGCGACTCACCGCGGTTACGACTCTGACCATCCGCGGGTCGTTGGTGATGTCGGCAAGGCAGGGGTTGCTATCGACTCGGTGCTCGATATGAAAATTTTGTTCGATGGCATCCCGCTCGATCAGATGTCGGTCTCGATGACAATGAATGGGGCGGTGATCCCCATTATGGCCTTCTATATTGTTGCTGCCGAAGAGCAGGGAGTACGCCCAGAACAGCTCACCGGTACGATCCAAAACGACATCTTGAAAGAGTACATGGTGCGCAATACGTATATCTATCCCCCTGAACCATCGATGCGCATCATTGCCGACATCTTTGCCTACACGGCCAAACATATGCCCAAGTTCAACAGCATCAGCATTTCGGGCTACCATATGCAAGAGGCGGGCGCTACTGCCGACCTTGAGCTGGCCTACACACTAGCCGATGGTTTGGAGTATGTCCGTGCCGGTTTGAAGGCGGGATTAGCAATCGATTCATTTGCCCCACGTCTTTCATTCTTCTGGGCAATCGGTATGAATTATTTCATGGAGATTGCCAAGATGCGTGCGGCGCGTCTACTCTGGGCGAAGATTATCAAACAGTTCAATCCCCAAGATCCGCGCTCGATGGCTCTTCGCACCCATTGCCAGACTTCAGGCTGGAGCCTGACCGAGCAAGATCCGTTCAACAACGTTGCCCGCACGTGTATCGAAGCGATGGCTGCCGCCCTTGGTCATACCCAGTCGCTGCACACCAATTCGCTCGATGAGGCAATCGCGTTACCGACTGACTTCTCGGCCCGTATTGCGCGCAATACGCAGTTGTATCTCCAGGAAGAGACCGGTATTTGCAAGATTGTTGATCCATGGGGCGGTTCATACTATCTCGAATGGCTCACCGATGCGCTTGCCCGCCGGGCCTGGGCGCACATTCAGGAAGTCGAAGAGCTGGGCGGTATGGCTAAAGCTATCGAGGCCGGCCTACCCAAACTACGAATTGAAGAGGCAGCAGCCCGTCGGCAAGCACGCATCGACTCAGGGCGTGAGACGATTGTTGGCGTCAATAAATATCGCCTCGACTACGAAGCACCGATTGAGATTCTGGAAGTCGATAATACCGCTGTGCGCCAGAAGCAGATCGAACGCTTGCAAAAACTACGGGCTGAACGTGATGAGGCACGAGTGCAGGCAACATTAAACGAGCTAACGCGGGTTGCAGCTTCTGGTGAGGGTAATTTGTTAGAGGCAGCAATCGAAGCAGCGCGGGCCCGTGCTACTCTGGGTGAAATTTCGCTGGCGATGGAAAAGGTCTTTGGGCGCTTCAAGGCTGAGATTCGTGCTGTATCGGGTGTGTACAGTAGCGAATACAGTGACGTCGAGCAGATACACCATGTGCGGGCAATGGCCGATGCCTTTGCCGCTATCGAAGGACGCCGACCGCGCATTCTGGTTGCGAAAATCGGTCAGGACGGCCACGACCGGGGGGCAAAAGTCGTCGCAACTGCGTTTGCCGATCTAGGTTTCGATGTGGATATTGGTTCCCTCTTCCAAACCCCTGAAGAAGTGGCGCGCCAGGCAGTGGAAAATGATGTGCACGTAGTTGGCATCAGTTCATTGGCCGGCGGTCACAAAACTCTTTTACCGCAACTGGTCGAAGAGTTGCGCAAACTAGGTCGTGAGGACATTATGGTTGTGATTGGTGGTATTATCCCGCCGCAAGACTATGAGTTTCTCCGTGCTCATGGCGCAGCCCTAATCTTTGGTCCTGGTACCATTATTCCAATAGCTGCTGAAAAATTGCTGCGCGAGTTGCAACGGCGACTTCATGGTGATAGTGTCGCCGCCCCGGCGTCGTGA
- the meaB gene encoding methylmalonyl Co-A mutase-associated GTPase MeaB — protein sequence MTSEHRPTTSEELPFALSVLAGIASRHDGLPGSTPPASTPPGGPRRRQLTVEEYVAGVRNGDRTILARAITLIESNAPNHIAQAQEVLREILPFTGNSLRVGITGVPGVGKSTFIEALGTMLCERGHRVAVLAIDPSSSISRGSILGDKTRMERLARHPNAYIRPSPSGGSLGGVARKTRETLLLCEAAGFDIILVETVGVGQSETAVRGMVDFFLLLMLAGAGDELQGIKKGVIELADALLITKADGDNRQRALAAQAEYRHALRYLTPATPGWKPPVRTCSALTGAGIAEIWQEIERFRDELTASGVFANRRREQARDWLYTLIDEQLRTLFFAHPVVRERLPTLEQAVVEGTLPVVSAVQQLIAALGEVQAGKTA from the coding sequence ATGACCAGCGAGCATCGGCCTACCACTTCTGAAGAATTGCCATTTGCGCTATCGGTATTGGCCGGAATAGCTAGCCGTCACGATGGTTTGCCCGGTAGCACTCCTCCTGCATCGACCCCACCCGGCGGACCACGTCGTCGGCAGTTGACGGTCGAGGAATACGTTGCCGGTGTACGTAACGGTGATCGAACTATTCTGGCCCGTGCGATTACATTGATCGAGAGTAATGCTCCAAACCATATCGCTCAGGCGCAAGAGGTATTGCGTGAAATCTTACCCTTTACCGGCAATTCGTTACGGGTCGGCATTACAGGCGTGCCTGGGGTTGGCAAGAGCACCTTTATCGAGGCGCTCGGTACCATGCTCTGTGAACGAGGTCATCGAGTCGCAGTGCTGGCCATCGATCCCTCTAGCAGCATTTCACGTGGCAGTATTCTGGGTGATAAGACCCGTATGGAACGGCTGGCACGACATCCTAATGCCTACATTCGTCCCTCACCGAGTGGCGGTAGTCTAGGGGGGGTAGCTCGCAAAACACGCGAAACGCTGTTGCTGTGCGAAGCTGCCGGTTTTGACATTATTCTGGTCGAGACAGTCGGGGTTGGTCAGAGCGAAACTGCTGTACGCGGCATGGTTGACTTCTTCTTGCTGTTGATGCTGGCAGGCGCCGGTGATGAACTGCAAGGGATCAAAAAAGGTGTCATTGAGTTAGCTGATGCGCTCTTGATCACCAAAGCAGACGGTGACAATCGACAACGAGCATTAGCTGCCCAGGCTGAATATCGCCACGCTTTACGTTACCTTACTCCGGCTACGCCGGGCTGGAAACCACCGGTGCGGACATGCTCGGCGCTCACCGGCGCCGGTATTGCCGAAATCTGGCAGGAGATCGAGCGATTCCGTGATGAGCTAACTGCCAGTGGTGTATTCGCCAATCGTCGTCGTGAACAGGCGCGTGATTGGCTGTACACATTAATCGATGAACAATTGCGAACGCTGTTTTTTGCTCATCCGGTCGTGCGTGAGCGCCTGCCGACCCTTGAACAGGCTGTCGTTGAGGGTACGTTGCCGGTTGTCAGTGCGGTCCAGCAACTGATTGCCGCGCTCGGTGAGGTGCAGGCGGGGAAAACGGCTTAG